The window ACCTCTTTAACTCCTCCGCCCATGAAGTGTTTGTGAGATTTGCTTtgcgttttattttatttctttgctcGCTCAGGGTGCCAGAAGTAATCTCCTTAGAAGTAATCTCCTTGTACATTACTGGTGGCAGTATTCCGTACTTAAAACGGCTCAAAGACTCCGTAATAGAtttatcatgtttatttttacgttttaaaaatatttaaaaaaaatttaatttttttttttagtttttttttttaaattaatatttttttagtatttttaaattattttgatgtactaattttaaaaaataaaaaaaatattattttaatatatttttaagtaaactATAGTGTAAACATTCATCCACCACTTTGCTAGTATGATTAAGCATTCAGTGCGCGCTTTGTCAAacgaagttttttttcttttctgctaCTTGTATACTCCATTGGAGTGTTTTCAGCTGGCCGGGAGCATGTGTGGTGGTCAATGGCTGGGCCCCCGTGTAGGAAATTTTTTGCATGTGCTTTTGGTCATTTCTGATTTGCCAGTATATTATTACGGGTGTGGTCGGAAAAGtcttgaatataatttttttatttgtttagatgaatgtaaaaaatatatattattttaaaatattttaaatacagcACTTCTGGAtgtccacagcataccatccttcTTTTTGCTGTTGAGAGATGCCGCAGACGGTCCTTTTAGTGTATCTGATGGCccgttaaaaaatatttctatgtTATAActcttggttttattttttttaaaacactcttGACTATTTGTAATATAACCAGATAattatttcattgatttttactCCCAAATCAATGCAGTAtttgatattgcaattcaattttttgaatcattttaataagctaatattaaaaataatttcaaaaaataataataatattttaataaaaaaatactttaaacaacCACTTCAATTTGTATGAAACCCCCTGTCTGAATGAAGGCAGTCTACCACGAGCCTCCCAGATGGTGTGCTTATGTCCAAAGCCAACCTTGTTTGGCAACAAGAGTACAAGTGCACTTACGCTGAGCTAATGGATATAAGATGTTTTAGGGTTATATAACGAAGTCAGGTACGGTGATTCTACGGGTATGGGTTCATAAAAAGTTCATTGCCAGCAGCGGTTCCATCCCTCAGGTCTCGAACTTCAAACAAGAAGCTTCCCGTAGGTCTGAGTTCGGGAATAACATGAGGGTTTCAGATCATATATGACATACCTTTTCTGGCTATTTTGATGAGATTCTTGACAAAAACCATGCAAGCAAAATCCATACAGCTGCTGAACGGAACAGCAAAGCTAGTGTTGAAAGGAAAGCTGTTGCAGGAACAGCAGTGCCTCTTTGCATCAGTATTTGTGTTGTTCAAGAGATTGAAGAGAGGGTATATTTCTCAGAAGAGTGAGCATAGTGCACCAACTCTAAACATTTCCTTGCCTATAAATGTCAATCTTCAATGCTTAGTTTATATGGAAGATTTTGGCTCAGAAGAGTGAGCATAGTGCACTAACTCTACACATTTCCTTGCCTATAAATGTAAATCTTCAATGCTTAGTTTATAAGAAAGATTTTCGAGGTGtttagaaaaatagtaaaaattatttttcaaaatattttttttaaaattcattaaaaatttttttaaaaaaaaattattttctaacatcagCACaccaaacaattcaaaaacactaaaaatttaatttgacgcaaaatcaaatttaaattttgataaaaaacaaattacaccACATCCCCAAACAGGATCatagtgtgtttgatattgtatcatagaatactttttaaaaatacttttcacttgaaaaaatattcaactaatttttttagattttatttttatttttattagcacgtcaaaatcatcataaaacactaaaaaagtattaatgtaatattttttcaggCCAAAAACACTATTAAACCAAACTCAAACACGGTGTGGCCTataatgacaaaaacaaaagctacataattaaaatataccCAAATCATATGCTACCCTTTCCAACGCGCTTGAAATTCGAAAGCAAGTTAAAAATAGTCTAAATAAGAAACCATCATGTCAAATGGGTGATGCCCGATTCTCTCAAATTAACACACTTTGCAATCAGGGAAAATGGATGACATTCAAAGCCCACCTCCTCCTGAAGAAGACTAAGACTAGGACCGGTCGAACTTATGAGGCCTTCTATGGCTCATCTAACTGGTCCTGAAGTAAAACAATAAGCCAGGGTTAGATCTCAAACAATCTGGTTCTCTAGTGATACAGAGAAACCATAACTTCCAGCAGATATATCATTGACTATAAGCGTTAGAGAGGAAGCGAAACACCAACCTGGACATCTGATGTCCAAAGAGTGAGGTTATCCCTTAGGAGTTGCATAATTAGAGTGCTGTCCTTGTACGATTCTTCTCCCAAAGTGTCTAGCTCAGCAATAGCTTCCTCAAATGCCTGCACAAAGAGTTGGCAGGGCAGAAGtaaaaagaatttattcatGGATACAAGGACTGTATAACTTGTTGCAATCTCTGGTGAGCATACACCAAAGGGGAAATAGGACCTCGGTCATTTCAAAAGGACAGTGGCTGATAATTGGTGTGCTACTAAAACCACACACACTGAAACAGGCATTGGTGATGAAGAAATGTCAGGAACACTTGAGGAACTAAATGGAATTTCTGTTAAATTTCGTGCGTGTACACAAATGAGTGCGAATACGGTAGCACGTGTGCACAGCACATTATAAAGCTTGAGCAATTGAAACCACTTGAAAAGCTCGTGAGAGTCCTAAATGTTTATGTTCATCCATGCATCAAACAATGATTCTTGAACGAGCATTTTCCCATTCAGAAATTCCAGTTCATTTCTCTTGCACAGTAGTAAATACTGAGAAACAGAACTTCTTGGCTTCACTTTAGAAGGCaccaaaaaaagaggaaaaggaaaggaaacaagaagaaaagagaacaagAGGCCCGTAACTCCGATCCACTCATACAAGAATAATTTATTCACAGATGGACATAATTATTGTCAAAGTGGGAAAATAAAGAGAGCATACCTGTTTCGCCATGCTGCAGGCTTTGTCAGACTGGTTGAGAATCTCATAGTAGAACACAGAGAAATTCAGTGCCAAACCCAGCCTTATTGGATGTGTTGGTGCAAGATCCGCGGCCGCAATATCCTTCACAATTGCAACACGTCCAACGTTTatcaatcaaaacataaaaacactTCCATTCTACTTTTCCTTTAATCAAACTTTCAATTCACTCAACCCTAATCCaaaccccccaaaaaaaaattgaaaaacaaaaatctccaATACTCGCTATAAATCCAATCAACTCCATTAAGAACTGAAAGCTAGAGATTATAGCTTCTTGCCGTAAAGCTAAAAACCCACCCAGTTATTTATCCAAACACTTGAAAAGAAATCTTAGATTAAGCAAAAATCcacaaaaaaccaaaccaaacagaacagaacaggaaaaaaaatcgaaGATTATTAATACTGATACCTGAGCAGCCTTGTAAGACAACATAGTATCTTCAGCAGCAGCCTTTCTCTCATCACCAACCTTAAACTCAGCCAAATACCTATGATAATCCCCTttcatcttcaaataaaaaaccttgGATTCACTCGCAGTAGCAGATGGTATGAGATTCGAGTCCAACAACCTCAAAATACTAGCACAAACATCAGATAACTCGCTCTCGACTTTAGATCTATATTCCTTAACAAGCACAACATGATCCTCGTTCTTTCTGCCTTCCTCTTTTTGCTCAATCGAAGACACAATCCTCCAGGCAGCACGAAGTGAGCCGATCACGTTTTTGTAAGCGACAGAGAGGAGGTTGCGTTCCTCAACGTTGAGTTCACCGCCAGGTGTGTTGCCAAGGACCAGCTTTTGCATGAACTGGACCATCTCCTCGTAGCGTTCGGCTTGCTCGGCGAGCTTGGCGAGGTACACATATTGGTCTCTAGTGAGGTTGTCTGGGACAGTGGTGGTGGTTACCATTTtgttcagagagagagagagagagattgtgtTTCAGTGGGACTAGGAGAGGAGAGGACAATGGTTTTTCTTTGGCTGGTTTGgattttgtgattttaaaaacaaaattagaaaactaattaaaaatattaaaagaatagtacagttgaaaaagaaaaataaataaaagccaaATAGCATAATTTGGACAAGTTGCGGTTGGGAACGTCAATTTTATAGACAtcatttagaaaatattaaaaaatcatggtagaaaagagataaaaaaaaaaaagtaatatcaaaagattttaatgaaataaaactaacaatattaaaaaaaaattatcaacaattACTCTAGTAAATCATATTTatcactaaaaataaattaatcgtCTTTCACCTTTGAGTTTGAAGTATAGttcatttatattattattagtgaCATTTTGAGTAAATCATATTTatcactaaaaataaattaatcgtTTTTCACCTTTGAGTTTGAAGTATAGttcatttatattattattagtgacattttttgatattttcagattTATCttgttgtcaattttgttttaatgagttttttgttttttcaattgaaatgaaatgtttTAGTTTTGAAGTGTTTCAGCGCACCGTTTcgggattatatatatatatatatatatatatatatatatatatatatatatatatatttcaacaaacataattcaacttcaaaataaattaattataaattatgcaatacaaattcaatgtcaaacaaatataattttaaattttaaaatatttttaaatagtcaaaattaaataaatctttaacttaaaataattcaacttaaacaaaatgtcaaaatattatgaaagtaaaatgttttaacacaaatattttaaatataaatgtaggtcaatgttatcaaaGCTAATGAGATCTAAAACAtctcttgttttgctcaaattcctacaaagtataaacatgacaaaaacaatatgaatataaaccatatattagtgataaatctaatttttaaaaattaatatcattgttaatgaaaatagtaataataattttcaatattattattaatatcattgttattgggaatagtaatgaaaaagagctttttatacttggatggtttaattaatcaaattgaatcaggttcaatttgattcaacaGCTTTTCAAGACCGGAACAGAACATGTGAAATGAAACTGGAACATTCCGGCCAAAATTTAGTCGAAAAATCTAGAACGGATTGAGATTtgaaatgagaagaaaattgttctgttttgtttcgttttttgaattggtatgaaatGTTTCGATCATTCCAGACGAAATGGAACGGAACAACCTTAgttgaaatctttttaataatactaGTGGTGTTGTAATAGAAATTTTGGTATGTCTCTAGAGTGttttttcctctcctctctcctgttcatttaatatttttttaaaagatatcgTTATTCAATATAATGACAAGCTATAAAAATCGCGTTTTTCCATTGCGATATgtataaattgtgttattttactaatttttttaattgtgttatttcattaatatttttaaaaattgtgcTGAAAACTAAGAAATGGCTGGATTTTAGAGATATTTTACGGGACATTGTGTATTACTGttgttttcttgtcttttttttttggcaggaAGGGGGGACAAGGGTAATTtcaatattgaaaacactttTAAGAGACATCATTGGATGCAAGGAGTGTTTGTTATTGTGGTGCGGCtgtgcttttcaaaaaaatctgaattgttttccttaaattaattttttatatttttggattattttgacatgctgatatcaaaaataaattttaaaaaattgaaaatatattattttaagatatttctaaaaaaatattttaaaaaataatcattattacaatTAGAAACACTATTGTGATTTAGAAGTTAGTAAGGGCGACAGCTACATCCTAATCTCACAAGGATTATTTACTTCTCCTAGTTAACATGGGAAACAAAGGGCAATAAGAACAATCCTTAGTTTTTAAGGATACAAAAGTCAGTAGCAAGGTTATTTAAGCAAGGAAGAGATTTGTCCTTGTGATGAAGTTCTAAAAATCCAGCTAGGCTAGTAATAGGGTTTCTAGGTTGGATAATTGGTTATTCAATTGATCCTAGCAATCTCATCTATTCTCCTTAACCAAGGTAGTTGATAGCTCACATTTGGTGTTTGGTAGACTGATGTGACTTGTGGCTAATACATTTAAAATGTTTCATTTGGTGAAAGTGGAGACTCTCTGATACTTAAATAAGtatctttttagagagagaaaatacaagaaCATTCTAAAAAGAgatgctctgaaaatatatatacagtagagaatgaagattgtgaacCTTTATTATAAAGGtctcatggtgtatttatagcccATAAGTCTTATccttttatgaagaaaaggattTAGAGTGTAATCTTACCCTGATAGCatttaataagagataaatatctcttacatctatattaatatttgatggAAATATGGTGGGtccttaaaagattttttatacatttaaaagGTGTAATCTTACTTTGATAGCatttaatgagagataaatattccTTACATCTATAATAATATTCGATGGGAATATGGTGAGTCATTGGAGGACTTTCCTACACCTAAAAGGTGTTGGGAGATTAGGGTCCAAGATGTCAAATGTAACAACCCCGATTTCCTACATCTTTTTCCATGATACATTGAaaattttcaggtaatttttttttacaggttCCACCAAAATTTTGGTAGATTCTCCCCTATTTCTTAGAAacattttgtcatttttctcattattttatccatcaaaacacgTTACCAGTTTCTTTATCCTTATGAA is drawn from Populus nigra chromosome 5, ddPopNigr1.1, whole genome shotgun sequence and contains these coding sequences:
- the LOC133694785 gene encoding 14-3-3-like protein G-BOX factor 14 kappa isoform X1, whose product is MVTTTTVPDNLTRDQYVYLAKLAEQAERYEEMVQFMQKLVLGNTPGGELNVEERNLLSVAYKNVIGSLRAAWRIVSSIEQKEEGRKNEDHVVLVKEYRSKVESELSDVCASILRLLDSNLIPSATASESKVFYLKMKGDYHRYLAEFKVGDERKAAAEDTMLSYKAAQDIAAADLAPTHPIRLGLALNFSVFYYEILNQSDKACSMAKQAFEEAIAELDTLGEESYKDSTLIMQLLRDNLTLWTSDVQVGVSLPL
- the LOC133694785 gene encoding 14-3-3-like protein B isoform X2, which encodes MVTTTTVPDNLTRDQYVYLAKLAEQAERYEEMVQFMQKLVLGNTPGGELNVEERNLLSVAYKNVIGSLRAAWRIVSSIEQKEEGRKNEDHVVLVKEYRSKVESELSDVCASILRLLDSNLIPSATASESKVFYLKMKGDYHRYLAEFKVGDERKAAAEDTMLSYKAAQDIAAADLAPTHPIRLGLALNFSVFYYEILNQSDKACSMAKQAFEEAIAELDTLGEESYKDSTLIMQLLRDNLTLWTSDVQDQLDEP